The following is a genomic window from Penaeus vannamei isolate JL-2024 chromosome 27, ASM4276789v1, whole genome shotgun sequence.
ATGTATGCATttcttcactttatttctttcttggcAATGGAGTtatatcgcaaaaaaaaaataataataataaaaataaataaaaaaatagaaatagatgtatgcatttcttcacttcatttctttcttgGCCATGgagttaaaaatagaaaataaataaaaactatatttttGGCAGTCTTTATTTCATGGCATGGTCACTCGTTCTCATATAatattttctgtatatttattcatttttgatacccattagagatttttaaaaaaatcaaaatcgtaCCACAGTATCAGAGTTggagaaaatatgaacaaaaaataagaaaatttccCAAAACAaggtacacaaagagagagaaaacgcacaACAAAGCCAGGTGCACTTGTTCATTTAGATTTAGACTTTTTATtcatgcaacttttttttttcttaccttcgaGACAGTTGCAGTCGGAAATGGCGTCGGTAAAtcgccataaaaaaaaatctttcaatctAGAGAAAGTACAGCACGTCAACAGATGTCTTGCATAGCCATGTGCTCCCCCAACCACAAGTGGCATAAAGTGACACTCTCgccccttgaaaaaaaaaaaaaatcctcccgaTTTGCACACACGAAATCGGACACTCCCACCGAGACGCGAGGCAACAGAATCTTACCTCATGACTTTCTCTGTCGTCAAAGAGTCCTGGAGGAACCCCCAAGGGAACCCCCGGTGGCGGAAGAACCCCCGTCGTAAAAGTGGTATTTAGGGATGCGCGCCGAGTGAGCAGCCGCCAGTCTCCTATCCCGCGTCTGCGAGTTCACAGAGGCGCCTGCTGGGTTGGAGGAATCCGGGCTTACGCGAACGCTCGAGTGAGGGTAGGTGTGGCGTTCGCGTAGTGGTGGTTTgggatttattattttatttttctgataCCGAAACAAAAGTGAATCCAGTTATTTgtgcgtgcacacgcacacatatatatacatatatatatacatatatatatatatatatatatatatatatatatatatatatatatatatgtatatatatatatgtatatatgtgtgtgtgcatatatatatatatatatatatatatatatatatatatatatatgtatgtatatgtatatgtatatatgtgtgtgtgtatatatatatgtatatatatatatgtatatatatatatatatatatgtgtgtgtgtgtgtgtgtgtgtgtgtatgtgtgtgtgtgtgtgtgtatatatatatatatatgtatgtatgtatgtatataaatatatgtatgtatatatataaatatccatatgtatttatgtatacatatatacataaatatatatgtacacacacacacacacacacacacacacacacacacacaaacacacacacacacacacacacacacacacacacacacatatatatatatatatatatatatatatatatatatatattgtttgatgTATTTCCTCCGTACATATCACCAGCGTGTTACTTTCTTCAGCTCCGAATACCCTACAATCTAGAGTAACGAAAAGTGCTTAATTAACAAAATTATCGctcatgtacacataaacaataAACCAGGACTTTACTTTGCTTTCTTCATAACTTTTTCGTAATAAAGAAACGTGTTTTTTGTTATGTAGCTAAATAATATCTTTTTCTGTATAACGGTGAAGTGATATCATTTtagtatttattttgtatttatttgcggCCTATTTTATGACGAAAGCATATGTATGGTACCATGAATTAAcatcttttttcgtatttttccaaCTATATATTctgctttatatatttattttttatctttcatttaccttttgttttattttttactttatatatattatcccttctcttcgtcctccacgCCCTATTATCTAATCTTATAGTCATTTAactcatttttttccgttttttttttgtatgtattctgctttatctattttttatcgttCAAttatcctttgttttatttttccattagatacatcatctcttcccttcctcctcctcatctcttttaTCTAATCTTATAGTTATTTAATCCATTCATCTTCAaatctatcttttcatttaatTACATCGGTTATCCTCTTCATCTAACTtcatttaccctttctctcttttaatagtCAATTCAATCTACATTAtaccttattctccttttttctcttcataatcaattcaatatatttattataccttattttatcttaattcaacagatatataaaagagagaaactgaaaatgTCTGAAGAAGTAGGAAACACAATGGCAGAGCTGGCGAGGCAGTTGATGACTTTAACCCTAAGTGAAACGGCATCGGAATCCACTCTGACGTCTATGCAGCTCTTCGGTCTCGGAACGCTTATACTGTTTATGTTCCTGATTGCTACGCTGGTTAGGTCGAACAGCCTCGTTGGTTTGGCGGTTAGGAAGTCTATGTAAGTtagtctgtttttgttgttgagttttgttaaatgtttatgtctctctctttcgtttctctgtttcttgtctttcttttactgattttgttatgtttatctttctttatcgtgctctctctttctctttctctctctgtctctgtctgtccctgtctctgtctctgtctctgtctctgtctctgtctctgtctctgtctctatctctgtctctgtctctgtctctgtctctgtctctgtctctgtctctgtctctgtctctctctctctctctctctctctctctctctctctctctctctctctctctctctctccctccctctctctctctgtctctgtctctgtctctctctcttctctctctctctgtatatttatagctctttatatatatatatatatatatatatatatatatatatatatatatatataaataaatgtatatctatatctatctatctatctatgtatctttctatctatctatacatatatatatccatgccctctccttcccatacAACCCAACCCTACCTAACCAAAATAACAAACCAACAATCATACCAGAGTCTGCCTTTTGGAAAATACACAAGTTTACCCAAAATCtgcgttttctttacttttttctctgacttttctctttacttttcttcgtctctttacgCTTTTTCCTTCTTAGTGTTTCACTttacttactttttctctctttacttactctttttttctacttctctttacgttttctctttacttctattTACGTTTTCTCTTAactaattctattttcttctctttactgtactctttatctttactttttatttttctcttcagtcTCGGCGACGCGGTGGTCCGACTCGGCGACAATCTGAATGACGTCACACGAAGAATCACGAACGGCATCGCCAAGGCCACGTCGAGATACGAAAGGTAGATAGTGATGCTGATAGAtgtatggagagaaggagggagggaagggagggagggggatgtagagagggaaggaggggaggtagagagggggtggagggaggagggaaggggagggggaggaagagagggaagggggaggggggagggaaggggaggtagagtggggagggaaagggagggggaggtagagtgggaaggagggagggggagaggaagggaagggaggggagggagaaggagggtggaagggacgggagggagaaggaggaaagggagggcacggagaaggagggtggaagggaaggggggcagggagaaggaggatggaagagaggggagagagagaggaagggagggagggtgggggaggtagagagggaaggagggggaggtagagtgagaaggatgggagggagagagaaagggaggaagggagggagagagagagagagagagagactatagaaTGTAGATTGATGGATATAGACATGTGGGTAGATAAATGTACATTAATGTAGTTATAGAtgccaatatacatacacacatgcatgcaaaaatatttacatacatacatgcatacatacgtaaatacgtaaatgtatatatgcatgcatacatgcatataaatacacaaatatatatatgtttatacatatatatatatatatatatatatatatatatatatatatatataacacaaacgaacacacacacacacatacatatatatgtgtgtgtgtgtgtgtgtgtgtgcgtgtgtatgtctgcatgtatgtatgtacgtatatacatatacatatatgtgtgtatatatatatatatatatatatatatatatatatatatatatgtgtgtgtgtgtgtgtgtgtgtgtgtgtgtgtgtgtgtgtgtgtgtgtgtgtgtgtgtgtgtatgtatgtatgtatatatatatacatatttatacacacacacacacacacacacacacacacacacacacacacacacacacacacacatttgtaatcTGTATTGTCTTCTCAAAAAAAGATTGCAATATCAGCTGGCATGGCAATAACTCTGTAATATCAAAATTGTAGAccaagaaacacaaaaacaaggaTAATTTCGCGCAGCCAAAAACACTAACCGTTAACCCCCTTTCCAGCAGGGACCGAACGAAGCGGAGCATAAACTACCGAACAGCGAGACGATAAAGGAGGAAATCCTGTGTTTTTTCTGTGGATAATAACCCTTATCTCCCGTCCATGGGCAGTTCCGTGATGGATCgttgtttttcttaatattttatttttctttttttgttctttttttctttctttttgttgttattttgttgaaaAGCTTGGTGTGCAGTTTAGtgatttgctttgttttgttattaatggACATTTTGTTGAACtatatgttatttgtttttttgttataaacGTATTTAATAAATATCTAAATTATGTGCTGTCTTTGACTATCCTGAGGCTCAcattataagtaaatatatatatatatatatatatatatatatatatatatatatatatatatatatatatatgtgtgtgtgtgtgtgtgtgtgtgtgtgtgtgtgtgtgtgtgtgtgtgtgtgtgtgtgtatgtgtgtgtgtgtgtgtgtgtactgtatatatatttgtgtgtgtatatactgtatatatgtgtatatatatatatatatatttatatatatgtgtatatatatatacatgtatgcatatatatacatatatgtatatatatatatgattgtatatatatatatatatatatatatatatatatatatatatatatatataacgccaaGTTGCTTGGCCCACAGTGCTTCTCGCTTcgctcacacgcaaacacagaaacacatacttacaggcacacacatacatatatacattcctatattttttatgtgtatacatatattcatatatacatacacacacgcacgcacacatttgtatatatacttgtatatatgcatatacacatatatacatacgcacacacaaacacaaacacactcacacaaaaatacacgcacagacacacacgttcgcacgtgcacacacacatacacaaacgcacatacacacaccacacacacacatacgcacactcacacacacatataatatatatacatatatatatatatatatgtatatatttatatatatatatatatatatatatatatatatgtgtgtgtgtgtgtgtgtgtgtgcgtgtgtgtgtgtgtgtgtgtgtgtgtgtgtgtgtgtgtgtgtgtgtgtacatatatacaggtacatatatatatatatatatatatatatatatatatatatatatatatatatatatatatatatgcacctgtatatatgtacacacacacacacacacacacacacacacacacacacacacgcacacacacacacacacacacacacacacacacacacacacacacatatatatatatttttttcttttttatttatatatatatacacgcccacaaacacacacacacacacgtaggtggggggtgagtggatgGGGACGGGTTAGggtttatctttgtttgtgtgcttgtgtataagtgtgtatatttatgtgcgtttctatgtgtgtgtttgtgtgtttctgtgtgtttgtatgtgtgtgcgtgtgtgcatatctacgcacacacacatagagatatgtgtgtgtatatatgtgcgtgtgtgtgtgtatatctacgcacacacatatagagatatgtacatacatgtgtgtgtgtaccgcgtgtgtgtgtatgtatatatatatatatatatatatatatatatatatatatatatatatatatatatatacatatatatatatatatatatatatatatatatatataccactaaatcttgttttttatttcccgTGACCATAGCAGCATGTATTTTTTCTCCCAGCTGTCACTCATGTACACATGCCCAAGGAAAGTTATTGGGCAATCCGGTTACACAATGGTGTTTTATGATCCCCTTTTCTGTCCAGCTGATACGTAGCACCCGCTTGAAGCATCATCGTTCGAAactctatatttattttattcatttatttatttatttattttttttttttgatttttttttttttttttttttttttttttttttttttttttcttgtccacgTTCTTGAGTACGCAGCACTGAATTGCACGGGGAGAAGACGATCCGAACGGAACTGCCCCGAGCGACTGCAGTGACAACGTGTTCatcaccaaggtctatataagtactaagtatataagtacttatatagaccgtGTTCATCACTACGTCCGAGCGGGGAACGCGATGTCACACGTGCCGTTCTCGAGGAACCTCACCGTGGCGcccaggaggaaggggagtccGACCGTGACATCAGGAGTATTCTTCAGCAGAGCTTCCCCTTCCGCCCGTCGTCCGAATCCCTTGACCTCGACGTCCCGGACATACAAGTCCCTCTAAACCAGACCGTTCGGCGTCAGGACAACCCTCGGCGTTTCCATCCTTTCCACCTGCAGCTCCAGCGCCTCAGCCTGCTCGAGCGAACAGGCGAAGAGTTTGCTAAAGCCTGTATCCACAAACGCGTTGACGGGGGATCCGTTCACTTCCACGTCCGCGTATATCCGGAATTTGTCGTCGATGTTCCTGGGCCTCTGATTAAGCCACAGAAGCGGGCGCTCGCGGTCGAGGACGAGGACGCCGCGGGTGCTGGAGAGGAAGTCCATCCCCAGCATGTTCACCTCGACCTTCGGCAGGACGTGAAACCAGAAGTCGTCCGAGATGAGGACGCCGTCGGGAGACTTGACTTCCAGCTTTATCACTCCCACCGCCAGCTGGTGCTCGCGCGGGACGATGAGGTCCTGCAGGCCTTCCTCCTCCAGCTCGCGGAGACTGACGTAGGAGACGGTCGAGCCGGAATCGACCCGGAATTCGGTGATGAAGTCGTCGTTGACGAGGAGGTCCACCCGCGCGGAGGGGTTCCTGGCCACCTCGAGGCCCTTTAGCACGTCCAGCGAGAGACCGCTCGGCTCCATCGGTTCTGCTCCGAGGAGGGCGACGGGGCACAGGGTCTCTATGAGCACTTCTGGAGACCGTGGCTGGGTATCTTCCCCTCGGTAAAGCGGTTATTCCGATTCTCCCGCAGTGTGCGTCTATGAGtatgtatgaaagtgtgtgtgtgactgtgtaacCGAGCGCGCTCGGGTATGCGTTTGCTtcaatgtgtgtatttgcatgtgtttgtgtacgcgcgcgtgttcgtgtgtggtgtTTAGGCGAACCCGTGTTTTATTCTCTGTGtggttgcatgtgcgtgtgtgtgtttgtgcgtgtgtgggtgtgattctgagagtgtgtgtgtgtgtttctatgcccgtgtgtgcgtgcgcgtgcgggtgtgttcgtgtgtgttcgtgcgtgtgcgtgtatgcatacgtttatatagacatgtgtatatgtatatatcctaccAAAGTAAGCAGATTTCCTTGATATCACTAACaccaacaaagaaagaataataaaggaGAGCAGCGTTCGCAAATCGGATTCTTTTAAGATATACTACACTACACCATGCGAGGGAAATTATGAATATCCTATTTTATCATGAAATTTTTTTACCCACGCTATacataacaaagaaaacgaaatactTGGTGTAACTAAAGGAAATGGATTGCTAATTTATactagcaataatcatgataatggtgataacgatgataatgataatctaaacaatattaatgatgaaaatgatgaaaattatgatgctaacattaatgatgaaaattatgataacgatgatgatagtaatggtatcaGTAGTTCTCGAGTGGCAGAAGTGAAAAGGTTGTTTAAGATATGTTTTTACGTCTCCCGCGCACACTTCTTGAAATTATTAGGTATCTCTTTatattgttctctctccttctatctattttttcctctctctctctctctctctctctctctctctctctctctctctctctctctctctctctctctctctctctctctctctctctctctctctccccctccctccctccttccctccctccctccctcctttctctctcacgcgcACACTTCatattgttctctctttttctctctatctattttttcctttctctctctctctctctctctctctctctctctctctctctctctctctctctctctctctctctctctctctctctctctctctctctctctcctcagtacgttaccacatccttttgtgatgtaatcttttgtctcaataaacttgtcaacgtcaaaaaaaagtctctctctctctctctctctctctctctctctctctctctctctctctctctctcgttcttctccttcttctccacccaatccttcttcctcttattcctactctttctccccctcctccctctcatctttattttcttccctggttagcttcacttccctcctcccctcttcctcctcctcctcattattatccttcttgcttctcttacttctgacccccccccccccccatcttcttcttctgttgctttctccccctcttcttcctcctcctcttccttcttctgatcATTTATCTCATCCTCCTTTACCACCTTCTcgttctttatatgtatatatatatatatatatatatatatatatatatatatatatatatatatatatatatcaaagaaaattGTTATTGAAAAAAATCATCTGCTGTTGCATCATGTTGTTTTCCTTTAAAGTcggatatgcatataatatatccaGTCTCTTCATTTTTAACAAAGCCTTGCACTAATATGAAATTCAAATAGAATATTCCATCTGCAGAAGTTTCTACATACACAGAGTAATGCACAAATGATCCAATTTaaacaaaatatttataaattcttgtttttatttacataatatacataaattcatccaAACAAAACCAGTTTATTacacaatacaaacaaatatattgaCATTCATATatggcatttttctttttctttactgatATTACAAATATCTATAACTTACTACAGTACCTTGATACATGTCAACTGCTTCACTTTATATACTGGCATAAAAAATAAAGTCACCGATGAActtttaacaaaaaaaacaaaaatacggtTGTCCAATATCCCAGGTTTTCCCAGTTTAGACTAACTTACTTACTTTAGTCTTTGAAAACTGAATAATTATGACTTCAACCTCCATTAACAGTAATTCTTGAACTTCAAAATCAACAATTCAAAACTCCTATTTCGACCCAATTTGATCCTTATGCTTCAATAGCACCAATTTCCTTTAGAATGTCATGTTTCTCCTCGAAGTAATTCTTGTACCACATTATGTGTGCCTTTTTCCGCTCCACTGTGAGGTAAGGGTTCTTCGAGAGACCGGTACACACGAGCTCCATGAAGTGTCTGATGGGACCCCGCCGAGGACACCATCCTTCGAGGTGCTGTTCCAGGAACACATGCTCTTGGaatcctattttcttctcttcctctagtcCTAGAAAGAGAAGATTTGATAccatttatctgtatttttaaGGGTGTTATGGGTCTCTTTACTTCCTACATGTTATGAGTCTGTTGGGACTTTATCCAGTTTGAAGCACTGATAATGGCCATGTTTTTGAAACATATATGAACTGGATCAGTAAATCACATTTTACAGGTACTAGTTAAATTGATTATACTTAAGAAATCTAATCCTGTTAAACTCAACTAAAACATAACAAAATTACACTCTTGCAACTAACAGATATATTGTACATATCCTGTTCAGCTTTATGAACAGAGAATGCACTCAGTTCTTACAATA
Proteins encoded in this region:
- the LOC113808635 gene encoding uncharacterized protein; the encoded protein is MGNPYILTRYQNTRSLKVRDELCHNFTEITESDTSPGGTPKGTPGGGRTPVVKVVFRDARRVSSRQSPIPRLRVHRGACWVGGIRAYANARVRIYKREKLKMSEEVGNTMAELARQLMTLTLSETASESTLTSMQLFGLGTLILFMFLIATLVRSNSLVGLAVRKSILGDAVVRLGDNLNDVTRRITNGIAKATSRYESRDRTKRSINYRTARR